One stretch of Macaca nemestrina isolate mMacNem1 chromosome 17, mMacNem.hap1, whole genome shotgun sequence DNA includes these proteins:
- the LOC105469164 gene encoding tRNA-splicing endonuclease subunit Sen54 isoform X2 yields the protein MESEPDPAAVEVPAGRVLSARELFAARSRSQKLPQRSHGPKDFLPDGSAAQAERLRRCREELWQLLAEQRVERLGSLVAAEWRPEEGFVELKSPAGKFWQTMGFSEQGRQRLHPEEALYLLECGSIHLFHQDLPLSIQEAYQLLLTDDTVTFLQYQVFSHLKRLGYVVRRFQPSSVLSPYERQLNLDASVQHLEDGDGKRKRSSSSPRSINKKAKALDNSLQPKSLAASSPPPCSQPSQCPEEKPQESSPIKGPGGPFKLLGSLGPSPGPAREGVGCSWESGRAENGVTGAGKRRWNFEQISFPNMASDSRHTLLRAPAPELLPANVAGRETDAESWCQKLNQRKEKLSRREREHHVEAARFREDVNADPEVQSCSSWREYKELLQRRHLQRSQSRAPHLWGQSVTPLLSPGQASSPGCWRSLGAWKSALMFTRLTLWPHSERITLANPMPGCVLLDLMSLSQTSAASSGCLTRVGMSLWSLLWWIMVTSPSTASGTSRCPRM from the exons ATGGAGTCCGAGCCCGACCCCGCGGCCGTTGAGGTTCCCGCCGGGCGCGTGCTCAG CGCCCGGGAGCTCTTCGCCGCCCGCTCGCGGTCGCAGAAGCTGCCCCAGCGCTCGCATGGCCCCAAGGACTTTCTGCCCGACGGCTCCGCGGCTCAGGCCGAGCGGCTGCGCCGATGCCGGGAAGAGCTCTGGCAGCTGCTGGCCGAGCAGCGCGTGGAGCGCCT GGGCAGCTTGGTGGCTGCCGAGTGGAGGCCGGAAGAGGGCTTCGTGGAGCTGAAGTCTCCTGCG GGCAAGTTCTGGCAGACCATGGGCTTTTCAGAGCAGGGTCGGCAGCGGCTTCACCCGGAAGAGGCCTTGTATCTGCTGGAGTGT GGCTCCATCCACCTCTTCCACCAAGACCTGCCACTGTCTATCCAGGAAGCTTACCAGCTGCTGCTGACGGACGACACTGTGACCTTCTTGCAGTACCAG gtctTCAGCCACCTGAAGAGGTTGGGTTATGTGGTTCGACGATTCCAACCAAG CTCTGTCCTGTCCCCGTATGAGAGGCAGCTTAACCTGGATGCCAGCGTGCAGCACTTGGAGGATGGAGATGGCAAGAGAAAGAGGAGCAGCTCCAGCCCTCG GTCCATTAATAAGAAGGCCAAGGCCCTGGACAACTCCCTGCAACCCAAGAGTCTGGCAGCCTCCAGCCCACCTCCCTGCAGCCAGCCCAGCCAATGCCCAGAGGAGAAACCCCAGGAGTCAAGCCCCATAAAGGGCCCAGGGGGCCCCTTTAAGCTTCTGGGGTCCCTGGGGCCCAGCCCTGGCCCGGccagggagggggtggggtgcAGCTGGGAGAGTGGCAGAGCCGAGAACGGAGTCACGGGGGCCGGTAAGCGGCGCTGGAACTTCGAGCAGATCTCCTTCCCCAACATGGCTTCAGACAGCCGCCACACCCTCCTGCGCGCCCCAGCCCCAGAACTGCTCCCGGCCAACGTGGCTGGACGGGAGACAGATGCTGAGTCCTGGTGCCAGAAGCTGAACCAGCGCAAGGAGAAGCTCTCGAGGCGGGAACGGGAGCACCACGTGGAGGCCGCGCGGTTCCGGGAAGATGTCAACGCTGATCCCGAGGTGCAGAGCTGTTCCAGCTGGCGGGAGTACAAGGAGCTGCTGCAGCGGCGGCACCTGCAGAGGAGCCAGAGCCGGGCCCCTCACCTGTGGGGCCAATCCGTCACCCCTCTGCTGAGTCCCGGCCAGGCCAGCTCCCCAG GCTGCTGGAGAAGTCTGGGGGCTTGGAAATCAGCTTTGATGTTTACCAGGCTGACGCTGTGGCCACATTCCGAAAGAATAACCCTGGCAAACCCTATGCCCGGATGTGTATTACTGG ATTTGATGAGCCTGTCCCAGACCTCTGCAGCCTCAAGCGGTTGTCTTACCAGAGTGGGGATGTCCCTCTGGTCTTTGCTCTGGTGGATCATGGTGACATCTCCTTCTACAGCTTCAGGGACTTCACGTTGCCCCAGGATGTAG
- the LOC105469164 gene encoding tRNA-splicing endonuclease subunit Sen54 isoform X1, with amino-acid sequence MESEPDPAAVEVPAGRVLSARELFAARSRSQKLPQRSHGPKDFLPDGSAAQAERLRRCREELWQLLAEQRVERLGSLVAAEWRPEEGFVELKSPAGKFWQTMGFSEQGRQRLHPEEALYLLECGSIHLFHQDLPLSIQEAYQLLLTDDTVTFLQYQVFSHLKRLGYVVRRFQPSSVLSPYERQLNLDASVQHLEDGDGKRKRSSSSPRSINKKAKALDNSLQPKSLAASSPPPCSQPSQCPEEKPQESSPIKGPGGPFKLLGSLGPSPGPAREGVGCSWESGRAENGVTGAGKRRWNFEQISFPNMASDSRHTLLRAPAPELLPANVAGRETDAESWCQKLNQRKEKLSRREREHHVEAARFREDVNADPEVQSCSSWREYKELLQRRHLQRSQSRAPHLWGQSVTPLLSPGQASSPAVVLQHISVLQTTHLADGGAQLLEKSGGLEISFDVYQADAVATFRKNNPGKPYARMCITGFDEPVPDLCSLKRLSYQSGDVPLVFALVDHGDISFYSFRDFTLPQDVEH; translated from the exons ATGGAGTCCGAGCCCGACCCCGCGGCCGTTGAGGTTCCCGCCGGGCGCGTGCTCAG CGCCCGGGAGCTCTTCGCCGCCCGCTCGCGGTCGCAGAAGCTGCCCCAGCGCTCGCATGGCCCCAAGGACTTTCTGCCCGACGGCTCCGCGGCTCAGGCCGAGCGGCTGCGCCGATGCCGGGAAGAGCTCTGGCAGCTGCTGGCCGAGCAGCGCGTGGAGCGCCT GGGCAGCTTGGTGGCTGCCGAGTGGAGGCCGGAAGAGGGCTTCGTGGAGCTGAAGTCTCCTGCG GGCAAGTTCTGGCAGACCATGGGCTTTTCAGAGCAGGGTCGGCAGCGGCTTCACCCGGAAGAGGCCTTGTATCTGCTGGAGTGT GGCTCCATCCACCTCTTCCACCAAGACCTGCCACTGTCTATCCAGGAAGCTTACCAGCTGCTGCTGACGGACGACACTGTGACCTTCTTGCAGTACCAG gtctTCAGCCACCTGAAGAGGTTGGGTTATGTGGTTCGACGATTCCAACCAAG CTCTGTCCTGTCCCCGTATGAGAGGCAGCTTAACCTGGATGCCAGCGTGCAGCACTTGGAGGATGGAGATGGCAAGAGAAAGAGGAGCAGCTCCAGCCCTCG GTCCATTAATAAGAAGGCCAAGGCCCTGGACAACTCCCTGCAACCCAAGAGTCTGGCAGCCTCCAGCCCACCTCCCTGCAGCCAGCCCAGCCAATGCCCAGAGGAGAAACCCCAGGAGTCAAGCCCCATAAAGGGCCCAGGGGGCCCCTTTAAGCTTCTGGGGTCCCTGGGGCCCAGCCCTGGCCCGGccagggagggggtggggtgcAGCTGGGAGAGTGGCAGAGCCGAGAACGGAGTCACGGGGGCCGGTAAGCGGCGCTGGAACTTCGAGCAGATCTCCTTCCCCAACATGGCTTCAGACAGCCGCCACACCCTCCTGCGCGCCCCAGCCCCAGAACTGCTCCCGGCCAACGTGGCTGGACGGGAGACAGATGCTGAGTCCTGGTGCCAGAAGCTGAACCAGCGCAAGGAGAAGCTCTCGAGGCGGGAACGGGAGCACCACGTGGAGGCCGCGCGGTTCCGGGAAGATGTCAACGCTGATCCCGAGGTGCAGAGCTGTTCCAGCTGGCGGGAGTACAAGGAGCTGCTGCAGCGGCGGCACCTGCAGAGGAGCCAGAGCCGGGCCCCTCACCTGTGGGGCCAATCCGTCACCCCTCTGCTGAGTCCCGGCCAGGCCAGCTCCCCAG CTGTGGTCCTTCAGCATATTTCTGTGCTGCAGACAACACACCTTGCTGATGGAGGTGCCCA GCTGCTGGAGAAGTCTGGGGGCTTGGAAATCAGCTTTGATGTTTACCAGGCTGACGCTGTGGCCACATTCCGAAAGAATAACCCTGGCAAACCCTATGCCCGGATGTGTATTACTGG ATTTGATGAGCCTGTCCCAGACCTCTGCAGCCTCAAGCGGTTGTCTTACCAGAGTGGGGATGTCCCTCTGGTCTTTGCTCTGGTGGATCATGGTGACATCTCCTTCTACAGCTTCAGGGACTTCACGTTGCCCCAGGATGTAGAGCACTGA
- the LOC105469164 gene encoding tRNA-splicing endonuclease subunit Sen54 isoform X3 yields the protein MESEPDPAAVEVPAGRVLSARELFAARSRSQKLPQRSHGPKDFLPDGSAAQAERLRRCREELWQLLAEQRVERLGSLVAAEWRPEEGFVELKSPAGKFWQTMGFSEQGRQRLHPEEALYLLECGSIHLFHQDLPLSIQEAYQLLLTDDTVTFLQYQVFSHLKRLGYVVRRFQPSSVLSPYERQLNLDASVQHLEDGDGKRKRSSSSPRSINKKAKALDNSLQPKSLAASSPPPCSQPSQCPEEKPQESSPIKGPGGPFKLLGSLGPSPGPAREGVGCSWESGRAENGVTGAGKRRWNFEQISFPNMASDSRHTLLRAPAPELLPANVAGRETDAESWCQKLNQRKEKLSRREREHHVEAARFREDVNADPEVQSCSSWREYKELLQRRHLQRSQSRAPHLWGQSVTPLLSPGQASSPGTPSACHILEGHWQLRNHRTLERAWMNRDGLRLKKDVGGGSGPTRTVSSPAAAAGPVWE from the exons ATGGAGTCCGAGCCCGACCCCGCGGCCGTTGAGGTTCCCGCCGGGCGCGTGCTCAG CGCCCGGGAGCTCTTCGCCGCCCGCTCGCGGTCGCAGAAGCTGCCCCAGCGCTCGCATGGCCCCAAGGACTTTCTGCCCGACGGCTCCGCGGCTCAGGCCGAGCGGCTGCGCCGATGCCGGGAAGAGCTCTGGCAGCTGCTGGCCGAGCAGCGCGTGGAGCGCCT GGGCAGCTTGGTGGCTGCCGAGTGGAGGCCGGAAGAGGGCTTCGTGGAGCTGAAGTCTCCTGCG GGCAAGTTCTGGCAGACCATGGGCTTTTCAGAGCAGGGTCGGCAGCGGCTTCACCCGGAAGAGGCCTTGTATCTGCTGGAGTGT GGCTCCATCCACCTCTTCCACCAAGACCTGCCACTGTCTATCCAGGAAGCTTACCAGCTGCTGCTGACGGACGACACTGTGACCTTCTTGCAGTACCAG gtctTCAGCCACCTGAAGAGGTTGGGTTATGTGGTTCGACGATTCCAACCAAG CTCTGTCCTGTCCCCGTATGAGAGGCAGCTTAACCTGGATGCCAGCGTGCAGCACTTGGAGGATGGAGATGGCAAGAGAAAGAGGAGCAGCTCCAGCCCTCG GTCCATTAATAAGAAGGCCAAGGCCCTGGACAACTCCCTGCAACCCAAGAGTCTGGCAGCCTCCAGCCCACCTCCCTGCAGCCAGCCCAGCCAATGCCCAGAGGAGAAACCCCAGGAGTCAAGCCCCATAAAGGGCCCAGGGGGCCCCTTTAAGCTTCTGGGGTCCCTGGGGCCCAGCCCTGGCCCGGccagggagggggtggggtgcAGCTGGGAGAGTGGCAGAGCCGAGAACGGAGTCACGGGGGCCGGTAAGCGGCGCTGGAACTTCGAGCAGATCTCCTTCCCCAACATGGCTTCAGACAGCCGCCACACCCTCCTGCGCGCCCCAGCCCCAGAACTGCTCCCGGCCAACGTGGCTGGACGGGAGACAGATGCTGAGTCCTGGTGCCAGAAGCTGAACCAGCGCAAGGAGAAGCTCTCGAGGCGGGAACGGGAGCACCACGTGGAGGCCGCGCGGTTCCGGGAAGATGTCAACGCTGATCCCGAGGTGCAGAGCTGTTCCAGCTGGCGGGAGTACAAGGAGCTGCTGCAGCGGCGGCACCTGCAGAGGAGCCAGAGCCGGGCCCCTCACCTGTGGGGCCAATCCGTCACCCCTCTGCTGAGTCCCGGCCAGGCCAGCTCCCCAGGTACCCCCTCAGCCTGCCACATTCTCGAGGGCCACTGGCAGCTGAGGAATCACAGGACTTTGGAAAGGGCATGGATGAACCGGGATGGATTGAGGCTTAAGAAAGATGTGGGAGGAGGGAGCGGACCCACAAGGACGGTCAGTTCTCCCGCGGCTGCAGCAGGGCCTGTGTGGGAATGA